The Thalassotalea sp. LPB0316 nucleotide sequence CATTGTCCGCTTCATACGTCTTAACTTCGGTATTAATACGGTTCTGCAAGGAATCCACGGTTCTTAACGACTGAGCTAGTCTTGTAAGGTCTTTTTCAAGCCATTTGTATTTTTTACGTTTTCTTACCCATGAGTTGTAGAGGTCATGGTTTTTTCGCTTTTCACCATTTGGAGATGCTACCCAGCTCTCAAATTCTAAATCTGTTAAGTCAAGCATCGCTAGAAATGCGACAAATTCAATACCAGAGTTTTGCGCTTTTTTAACCAGACCTTTATCAAAATCAAACTGAGACTTTTGAGGACTCACGAACACAAGATTAGTGAAGGGACCTGTACTTGTTGAGTTACTACCATACTCAATATATTCGGAGATAACACCGTATGATTTACCAAAGCCAGTGCCATCATTGGACTGAATCAAACAAGGCTTTCTATGATGAGAGACTTGGTAAAGTTTTGAAGCCTCACCTCTATATTTGTTTATTGAGTTCTTTAGATCTTCACTAGGTTTTAATTGATTAATAGTATCTAAAACAGACTCACACTCTTCTAAGTGAGCTCTCTCTGAAAACTCATAACCTTTTCCATTCGTATATTTGAGTAATCCTGCTTTGTATAACTCAAAAGTTACATTCAGCTCACTGATTGCGAACTTTTCACTTAAAAGCTCTAAGGTCTTTTTCAAAGGTGCTTTTTCTTTAATAAGCATACCGAGTTCCAGCTCAAGTTCATCAGAAATGTTTGAAGGCAACCTCTCAAACAAAGGGTGTATAGAGAAGTCTTCGAGATTAGCCTTGCTATCTCTCTTATAAAAAACACCTGTCTTATAGCTAGTTCTTTTGTCAATTGAGAAAAACCCCATCTTCGCTAGCATAAATAAAATAGCTTTAGGTTCGTCACCAAATTCAGAAGCCAGCTTTAATATCTCAGGAGCACTTTCAGTTACTTCCGACAAAGACTTCAGCAAAGCATCATTATTTTTAGCAACTTTATAAAGTTGCTCTTTTGTTTCATTTGTCCACTTCATAAATCACCTTAGAAAATCCTTCATTCTTCAGATAAAAGCTTTCATTAAATAACTGCTGCTAAGCTGTTTATACTGATAAATCGATATTGAATACATTTTAATCCGAATCATTTGATTTGCAAGAGTGTATTTATACAGTCTATAATGATTCTAGAAATCAAAATGAAGACATTAAATATGAATAAACTTGAACTAGTGGATTTCTTATTAATGTTTACAGGGAAAGTGAACAGAAATGAGTTAATGGAAATTGCAGATATATCTATCGCAACTGCAACAAGAACTTTGACTCAATACAGAAAAGAGTTTCCTAAGAATATCGAATACAATGTTGGTAAAAAAAGATATGAAGCTTCAGAGCAATACCAACCCGTATTTGAACATGATTGTTATAGCGCATTAAGGGCTGTAGCTTATGGCCAAAGATTAGAACCAACTAAATTACAGGCAACCATAGGGCCCAAACTAACCCCTAATATCACAGCGAATCTTGATCCATTGCTAGTCTCTGTCATTAGTCGCGCTATATTTTTCAAAAAAGCACTCAGAGTTAGTTACGTTTCATCTACAAAAAGCGACAGGAACAAAGAAAGATTAATTGCTCCAATCGCTATATTTGAGAGTAGAAATAATTGGTATGTGAGAGTATGTGATGTACTTGATAATTCGACTTATAAGAACTTTAAGTTAGTTAGGTTTGAAAGTGCAGTTTGTGAGGACTTTCCAAATGTACTTCCTGATGATACTGAATGGTCGAATCTCATCACACTAACCATTGGCCCACACATTAAGCACCCCAATCCCGAAGCCTTAAAGTTAGATCTTGGATTAACAGAAAAACCAGTCATGAACATCACTGTCTCTGAAGCTTTGGCTGGCTTTGCGCTAACTGAGCTTGGTGTAGATTGCTCATTAGGTGCTTGTTTGAACCCTTATCATTTCCAGTATTGCCTCTTGAACCGGCATGAATTGATTAATATCGACTCCTTGATTCTAGCGCCAGGGTTCAATGAAAAGTAAGCCAAAAATAGTTATTCAATATACTGGTGCTCTTCCTCCAAATATCCTGAGGGCCATTAAATATAGCTTTGAGGCTTTCCTCTGTTATCACAATTTTGTACGGTTTTACTTAACAAATCCCAAATCAATCAAATAGAAACCATCCCTTTTAGAAGTTTTAGAGTCGCCTTGAGTCCCGCCTTACCTTCTCTATCAACTAACTCTAAGGGTGTAAAACCATCTAATAAGTGATGATTATTAGGCATACTCATAAACCCATAAATGTTGTCAGGGTTGTTAAACATAACCTTTAATTTGGCGTCTATTTGCAATATCAATTCAATTCTTTCCTGCAACTCTGATTCGCCCACATTCATCGATAAAATAGACTGGACTAGCTGTTCACTTGCTTTCCAATATCGCAAGATATTGAGTGCTTCAATCTCTGAGTTTTCACTTATCATGTACACCTCTTTTATGTTTATCTTCCCGCTTCGCGGCACTACAACCAGTTGCATTTGATCCTCTCATTTCCAAGCTTTTCAACCAATTTCGTCAAAATACTGTCAAGCATTAATTTGACCAAATTGATTACATGTACAGCGTTCGGTCAACGTAAATCAATGACTTAGCAAATTGGTGATTGCATTTTTTTTAAATCCCTTTAATCTCTTTTTTGGGGTCAATAAATAAAGCTTTTGGTGAGCGATTTAACTGCAAATCTACTTTAAAATGTCTTTAAGTTGCTCTTCTGGTTTTTTCTTCGCAGCGTCGCTGCGGTATAAAACGATTTGTTTGTATTCAAAGAAAAGACTTATACCAATTTCAAAAATTCACGCATACTTCATTTGAATCTAGCACCTCAATACAACTAAGTAAAATAGCATTATTATTCAACAGGTTAGTATCAAACCGGAACTAACCCTCACTATAAGCTTGGTAGTAACGGTTACTTCCAAAGTGCAACTAGTGCTTTCGCTTTTTCAAAAGATTTAGGTAACTTTTTCGAATAGTTAAGTAACCAATTATGTCCATCAACGGCTCTATCTACCGCTGAAACTGAAAGAAACGTTCCGTTTAGAGCGTCGATTTTATTGCATAACATGAGATCTCTCATAGGCCAGTTAATTTCAGGTCTATGGCCAGTAACCTGAGCTTCAGGTAGTTGAGCGTACAACCAATCTTTATCATGCTTATATAGCCACATATAAGCACTACACTGGCGCTTTATCTCATTACGAGTGGCATTACCATTACTTTCCATAAAACGTCTAAGCAATGTTCGATTCAAATGCATTTTATGATGCATTTTTAGATGCCGTCGCCACTTGGAGAGACCGCTGTGGGATTGAATGATTTGCTCTACCGCTCCAACTGATATACCTAAAAACTCGGAAATATCACTTCTATGTTGTCCAATGAATGCTTTTCTCCAAACCGCTCGCTCAATATCAACAGTAATAAACTGCCTTCTTCTATCAATCGAAATTCCATTTCGTATCGCTAAACCCTTAACAAAGCCTATACTGCATTCTAGACGCCTTCCGATTTCTCTAAGCGATAGACCTGTATTTAGCAATTTAACAACATCCGAGACTTTATTTCGCGACTCTGAAGGAGGTAAAATTTTATTTGCTTCACTTTTGAGGGGGATATTGAAAAACTCTACAGGCGAATCTGTTAAAAACCCCATTAAAAGAACATCTCTTACGTAATGAGTAGATGTGTCGTGATGTACCAGACGAGGAACAAAACTAAAATCGCCAAGCTCTGGAGGTACTTGTCCTTGCTTAAACCCAAATAAGCCTGCCCAATAACGCTTAAGATCTTTCTTCAGAATCTTCCACCTAATACGGCCACCAGCGGTTAGATATCCCTTAAGACTCAGCCAAGCTTTATATCTTTCACTTAACGAGCCTACCGGTGTTTGTTGTTGCAAAAACATAAAAAGCTCTGCGACATACTTACTAAGTTTATAACTTGATTCAAAGCCCTTGAGAATACTGTTAACTTCAATGTCAGGTAGCACATACCTGTGATTCAATTCACCATCTCCAGCCAGCGTTTGGTGAAGCAGCACGTTATGAACTGGGCAAACGGTAACACCATGAAGCTGATGGACTACGTGCCAATAAGGCACCCCATACTTCATTTCATCTTCAGCAATACAGGCAGGACAAGACTTAAGCATATGACCAAAAGACAACTTTGAAGCGGCGATACGGCCTTTTTCATAAATCTCAGAGCCATTATCAGTGATTTCTGCTTCAAATAAGCCGTTTCTCTTGGCTCGATGCTTCAAGCCAAATGCTACGATTGTATGTGCGCTAGCTGTTACAGAAAATGCAGCACGATGGATTCCCGACAGCCTAGCTAAATTGTCGATATGACCTGGCAAAAATGGATTCACTCTTATCAATTCACGACCAAACAAAATTTGATTTGTGTGCTTAACACAATTGTAAGGTGACATCATATGGAAACGGGCAACAAGGCTATATGCAGACTCTCCTGGCAATAATGCTAGCGGTAAATCCATCTTATGCTCCAATCTGCGCCAAATAGTCTTCTAGAAGCAGGTATGCGATTGGATGAGGATGCGCAATACGTGCGTCTATTTGCCTTAAATGGGGATTTCTCAGCAATGAGCTTGTAAGTATTCCTTGATACTCCTTTAGCCCACTGAACAATGCATAATACTCATTGGGACTTATTGAGCCCCAAAAACGACTAAACCAACCAGCTAACTTCATTCGCCTAGGAACACTCAAAGGATCCAGCCCATTGATATTGGCAGAAGCTTTCATTCTTGCTACTACAGCGAATCGACGCTGTTCATCATATTCAGATTTAGCCAACAAAAGTGACGCTTTTTCGATACGCTCCATTTTATTTGTAAAAATAGGATTGTGACCCAGCAAACGTTTTCCGCATTTTGGGCACTTCCCATCTGCTGGCGGTATAGGATTAAGCTCTAGTTTTTTCATCTTCCAACCGCAAGCCAAACACCCATCAATCAACGGCTCCCTATGTTTCAGGCAATGAAATACACCTGGTAATTGGTGATCGCGGTGGAAATATGGCGCACCAAATTTTTGTGTGTCGTTGTCAATACATGCGCGGCAAAATCGCCAATTTGAAACATGAGTATTTCCACAACCAGTAAGCTGCAATACCCCTTTGTCATTTCGAACTTTTGGCAGGAGAATCTTGGGGAGATAGGCACCTAAATAACCAGAAATACCATGATCAACCACAAGCTTCCTGTACGCTTTACTATCCCAATGAGTCTCTGATGAAAACATTGTGATAATTTGCATTTCTAACTCATTAAAAGCAGTGTGCGGATTGACGAGTCCCAATGCTAGTTTAGTTAGTTTATCAGTATTCACACTACCAGCTGTTCTCATCATGTAATACCAACGAGCAGGTGCAGCATGTGCATCTTCCCCTGGCATCAAAGTTTGGAGTGCTTTACTCATTTATCCTCCTTTCGACTTGCTAAATTAAGTAAGTTTTCTGGAGACATAGCTTCACTTTGCTTATCTGCACTCACTTCATGAGCACTGCGAGGTGGCTGACTTGGCATTAATTGAACGCGTCCAGTCATTAATTTTGAGTTTTCTCTTGTTGCAACCTCTACCAACTCTTTAGCTTGGCGCTCAACATCTTTCAATTTCTCTGAGCTATCGTCTGATTTTGGAGTAACTTTTTCTAACAGCAACATTGGTTTCAAATCTTCGAATTTATGATACTGCCCCTCTATTAGTGCGTTAATTGGCGCTGCAAGAAAGTTGTATTGCTTCAAAAAAACAAAATCTAATGCGCGAGTAGTCAAAGACTGCTTCTCTGCCGGAAAATAACTAAGAAAGCGTAGTGTTGCCTGAACTATCGATACAGCTATAGCAGGAATACCTCCGGATAAGTCGTGCAGCTTTAACCGCAATGCGTCTTGGTTCTCCGTCCCCCTATCAGTAATACGGAGTTAAACAAAGCATGACATAAGTTTTTCCAAAAACCTGATTCAACGGAGCAACTAGCAAGACTCATAGAACCTGCCCTGATTGTGCGGCGCGTGATTGTCATTTCTTTTGTAAAGAGATTTAAGGTACTAAACGTCCCAACAAAAATAGTACTTACTCCAAGAGAGTTAACGAGCTCCTCGACAAACTTCATTGACGTTTTCTCATTTGGCCCTATTACAATTTTTTCTGGGGCCTTAGCGAAGTTTTGAGCCTCATCTATTACCAACGCACCTATGTGATGAAGAATGACCGCTTTTCTGACAGCGTTAATTAAGTCTTTTACGTTACTATTTCGATGCCGATAAACATAATCTTCCCCCGTTACCTCATCTATCGCTTCTAACACTGAGTTTAAGAAATTCTTTTGACCAGTTCTCTCATGGTGTTCTACATACAAATAAGTCACTTGTGTAAGTTGGCTTGTGAGCGTTTTACCTTTTTGATCGCTATAAGCTCCATGCTCTATTGTTTGGTCGATTAAGCGAAGAGCTTGTTTCACCATACTCGATTTACCTCGACCAGAAAGTCCACATACCAAGTATGTATAACTATTCTCAATCAGGTTTAAGCGCTTTATATTGGTCGCTTTTAATGGTTCATCCTTGTCCCTTTCGACTGAATAGAGAATTCTTTGCCAATCTTCTTGCAACGGATTTCGCCCTAGATAACCAACTTCAATTCCTAGGCGAATAGCCTCATAAACTTCAACCATTTCATCTTGCACTACATGTAAGCTAAATAGATTGAGAATCGATGAGCGCGTGTAATAACCGTGTAATTCTTCTGGGACAGCAGATAGATCAAGACCACCTGTAAATGCCACTGCCGACTGGGTTTGAATTTGTTGTTTTGTCAACGGAAATCCAAGCCCTTCAATTAGTGGATTACCGCGATGCATAGGATTAGGATGGACAATGTAGTTTGCTTTAGCCATGCTGAACCTCCTGCACTGCATTTGGATTCGAAAAATCGTTAGCTATGGCAATGTTTACTTGGTCTTCTTTATTACTGCTTGGATTTCCAAAAACGGACTCTGTAACCATCTGATACTCATATTTTTGCATATCTGCGGCAACAGCTTGATTGTCTTTCACACCAGGGGAGATAGTTTTAGCTTGTGATCTTTTTAAACGACGAGCTTCTCGCTTAGCCGTCAATTCTAATAGTCTAATATCACCTCGTAGAAGGACGCGCTCGATTAAACTACTTTGTCTCGCACACTCCAATTCATGTTTTAGAATTGCAAGTCTGTGATGTACTTGTATCCACTCTTGATTTCTATAAGCTTGACAGCGCTCTGTTAAATCAAGTTGATAAACTTGGTTAGTATCTTTATCCCTCCACCAAATATGATTAGTACTAGACTGAGAATATCGAATACTTATTTTTTCGCGAGAGAAATTTTTAGACTGATCCAATAACGGTAATTTTTCGAATTCTTTGGATGAATAATACAAACCATCAAACTTTACTCCGCGAGCTTCTACACTAACTTTTTTCTCTGATAACAACCCGAACACGAGTTGCTGAAATGACACAGTTGCTGGAGTAATGATGCTTCGCTTCAAGCTATAATTCCATGCAGCTAAAGAAGTAAATGCAACTCCGTCTCGCTCCATTTCAAACGTTCGATTGTTAACCCTAGGTTTTTGATTGTTCGCGTAGAGAATGCATTCAATGAGCGCTTTAACTAACTGTTTATAAGTTAAGATAGCGTTTCGGCTTGGGTGCTGACGATCGAATTGCTGGACTTTAAAGACTTTGCCATGTTCTAACGGTGAAAAAGCAGATTTCTGTATAACATCAAAGTTATTTTCAACTGTACCTTTGCAAACGCCCATGTGATAAGCATTCAAATTAGTAGTGCTTATTCCAAACTGACCTTTAAGAATTGCTTCCATGTTTGCGTCAGTATTTTCAGTACCTCTATCAAGAGTCAATTCACTGCATACATGGGAACAAGGCCAATCTTTCTCTTCAATAATCACTCCGTATTTAGCACAAAACTCTACTTTATTGCTAAATGCATTTAATAGTGCTTCTCTCTCAGCAGTCCAGCCAGCTCCCAAGAAAGAAACATGCATTCCGACTATCATGCCCGTTACCACATCAACCACAAGATAGAGGACTGGCCGTCCCACTGACAACAATTCATTAGAGAACTCATATCGAATATATATATCCAACACGGTGCTATCTATTTCGTAACGGCTAGTTGCTCCTCTCAATCCATAGCTTGCAGATCCAGTTCTAGCTTTATGATCCCGCTCATAATTCTTCTGACCAACTTTTTTCCGTAACCAAACTAGTTCACTCACAAGCTTATTGACTTGTCTGATGAATGAGCGCTGCGAGATTGTTTCTCGTACTTCAAGTACCATTCGAAATTCTTGCTTAATATCTTCGTCAGGAGCTCCTTTTGGGGTTACTCTAATAGAAGCATATTCATGTAGATAGTCGGCGTAAAAATCAGCTTTGACGACTTCTTGTCTGGCTTTAAGGTTCTTCCTCACAAATGCAGTTATGTCTTTTACATCGCTTTGTGTAACATGCCGATGTGGGCTTCCGAAACGCTTTGCTGGACCAGGCTTTTGGCTTAAATCAAATTGCCCATCTTTTCGCCTTTGTGGTTCTTTAGGTAATGAAAAGTTCTTCCCACAATTATAATACTCAGGCAGTAGCGCATTTTTAAAACCACCGTTTTTAAAAAACCGATTTAATGTTGCTGCTACATATTTCTTGCTTCGCCCTGATTTACGAATTAGGTCTTCCAAAATTCCATTAGGCTCCCCAAATAAATAGGCGACTAACTTGTCCTCATCTGTTACGAGGGGTTTGATCGTTTCCCAAGCTTTATCTCGCATTTCAAGCTGGTTCAGCAATTTTGTATCTCGCTTTTTCGATTTAGACTTTAAACGAGTTAGTTCAATCTCCTTGAATTTAATGATGTATTGCTGATCATCTAAAAAAAGTATTTCGGGAATATTAGGATCAAATATTGCCCATATCTTCCGTCTCAATAAGTCATTCAGTTTATCTAGACTGATGGTAAAGGGACGCTTTGGCGTCTTCAGAGATAAGTCACTAACAGCAACTTTGTCCTTATAGAATCCAACAATTCGATAATGAATTTGCTCATGTTTTTTGTTTACGGTTTTAATGATTTGATTAATATGCATAGAAAACCTCCTTTTGCTGAGGTTTCAGCACAGGAAGTGGCCTATTTAAGTTAATAACTTCATTAAAATTAAACTTAAATGCGCCTTCATAGGCCAAATTCTGAAAAATACATTGGACTTGGTGTAGCGGAAGATTTACTTGGTCTGAAACATGCTCTAAAACTTCTCGCACAGTTGAAGTAGAAAGCTCATCAAAAGACAAATTAAAATGCACTAACATTACCGATTTAAGCTCAGTACTAATTGCTATTTGCTCTTTGAAGCTAAAACACTCTCTTAGAAACTTTAGATTTAGTGTTTTATTTGAATTGAATGTTTGCTCTGTTAATTGAGTCCAGCTAATTCCTTGCTGCTTGCAATATTCACGCTCGATTTTAGCTTTGTCGTCCGTACGTTTTACAGCTTGTGGGCTTGACTGGCTTGCATCAAGCGATTCAGCATATTTAAAGTTGTAAGCATGTAAACTGTTATCTCTATGCTTGATTAAATAGTCCAAAGTCATCGTTTTTGCGGGTCGATGACCATCGAACTTTATACGTTCTTTGTAAGAGCTAGGATGAACAATGTTTAATTCGGCAGCGATGCGCATAGTATCCGCTAGCGGTAACGGGTACTGTTCAAATATATCTTCAACGCCAGCTTCATGTTCAAAGTGGAAAAAGGGTTCTAATTCGCCTCTACTTAAAAAGTGATGCGTACGACCTGTTTTATGGCTATGTATGATTTGACCTTGACCTATACTGTGGGATTGGCGCACTGTTACCCAAGGGCGATAACCTTCTGCTTTTATTCGTCTTAAATAACGTTCAGTTTTATCT carries:
- a CDS encoding TnsA endonuclease N-terminal domain-containing protein, with the protein product MRKSVTQPIITKQERDKTERYLRRIKAEGYRPWVTVRQSHSIGQGQIIHSHKTGRTHHFLSRGELEPFFHFEHEAGVEDIFEQYPLPLADTMRIAAELNIVHPSSYKERIKFDGHRPAKTMTLDYLIKHRDNSLHAYNFKYAESLDASQSSPQAVKRTDDKAKIEREYCKQQGISWTQLTEQTFNSNKTLNLKFLRECFSFKEQIAISTELKSVMLVHFNLSFDELSTSTVREVLEHVSDQVNLPLHQVQCIFQNLAYEGAFKFNFNEVINLNRPLPVLKPQQKEVFYAY
- a CDS encoding TnsD family Tn7-like transposition protein, whose protein sequence is MDLPLALLPGESAYSLVARFHMMSPYNCVKHTNQILFGRELIRVNPFLPGHIDNLARLSGIHRAAFSVTASAHTIVAFGLKHRAKRNGLFEAEITDNGSEIYEKGRIAASKLSFGHMLKSCPACIAEDEMKYGVPYWHVVHQLHGVTVCPVHNVLLHQTLAGDGELNHRYVLPDIEVNSILKGFESSYKLSKYVAELFMFLQQQTPVGSLSERYKAWLSLKGYLTAGGRIRWKILKKDLKRYWAGLFGFKQGQVPPELGDFSFVPRLVHHDTSTHYVRDVLLMGFLTDSPVEFFNIPLKSEANKILPPSESRNKVSDVVKLLNTGLSLREIGRRLECSIGFVKGLAIRNGISIDRRRQFITVDIERAVWRKAFIGQHRSDISEFLGISVGAVEQIIQSHSGLSKWRRHLKMHHKMHLNRTLLRRFMESNGNATRNEIKRQCSAYMWLYKHDKDWLYAQLPEAQVTGHRPEINWPMRDLMLCNKIDALNGTFLSVSAVDRAVDGHNWLLNYSKKLPKSFEKAKALVALWK
- a CDS encoding TniQ family protein, with amino-acid sequence MSKALQTLMPGEDAHAAPARWYYMMRTAGSVNTDKLTKLALGLVNPHTAFNELEMQIITMFSSETHWDSKAYRKLVVDHGISGYLGAYLPKILLPKVRNDKGVLQLTGCGNTHVSNWRFCRACIDNDTQKFGAPYFHRDHQLPGVFHCLKHREPLIDGCLACGWKMKKLELNPIPPADGKCPKCGKRLLGHNPIFTNKMERIEKASLLLAKSEYDEQRRFAVVARMKASANINGLDPLSVPRRMKLAGWFSRFWGSISPNEYYALFSGLKEYQGILTSSLLRNPHLRQIDARIAHPHPIAYLLLEDYLAQIGA
- a CDS encoding WYL domain-containing protein gives rise to the protein MKTLNMNKLELVDFLLMFTGKVNRNELMEIADISIATATRTLTQYRKEFPKNIEYNVGKKRYEASEQYQPVFEHDCYSALRAVAYGQRLEPTKLQATIGPKLTPNITANLDPLLVSVISRAIFFKKALRVSYVSSTKSDRNKERLIAPIAIFESRNNWYVRVCDVLDNSTYKNFKLVRFESAVCEDFPNVLPDDTEWSNLITLTIGPHIKHPNPEALKLDLGLTEKPVMNITVSEALAGFALTELGVDCSLGACLNPYHFQYCLLNRHELINIDSLILAPGFNEK
- a CDS encoding ATP-binding protein is translated as MAKANYIVHPNPMHRGNPLIEGLGFPLTKQQIQTQSAVAFTGGLDLSAVPEELHGYYTRSSILNLFSLHVVQDEMVEVYEAIRLGIEVGYLGRNPLQEDWQRILYSVERDKDEPLKATNIKRLNLIENSYTYLVCGLSGRGKSSMVKQALRLIDQTIEHGAYSDQKGKTLTSQLTQVTYLYVEHHERTGQKNFLNSVLEAIDEVTGEDYVYRHRNSNVKDLINAVRKAVILHHIGALVIDEAQNFAKAPEKIVIGPNEKTSMKFVEELVNSLGVSTIFVGTFSTLNLFTKEMTITRRTIRAGSMSLASCSVESGFWKNLCHALFNSVLLIGGRRTKTHCG
- a CDS encoding transposase — protein: MHINQIIKTVNKKHEQIHYRIVGFYKDKVAVSDLSLKTPKRPFTISLDKLNDLLRRKIWAIFDPNIPEILFLDDQQYIIKFKEIELTRLKSKSKKRDTKLLNQLEMRDKAWETIKPLVTDEDKLVAYLFGEPNGILEDLIRKSGRSKKYVAATLNRFFKNGGFKNALLPEYYNCGKNFSLPKEPQRRKDGQFDLSQKPGPAKRFGSPHRHVTQSDVKDITAFVRKNLKARQEVVKADFYADYLHEYASIRVTPKGAPDEDIKQEFRMVLEVRETISQRSFIRQVNKLVSELVWLRKKVGQKNYERDHKARTGSASYGLRGATSRYEIDSTVLDIYIRYEFSNELLSVGRPVLYLVVDVVTGMIVGMHVSFLGAGWTAEREALLNAFSNKVEFCAKYGVIIEEKDWPCSHVCSELTLDRGTENTDANMEAILKGQFGISTTNLNAYHMGVCKGTVENNFDVIQKSAFSPLEHGKVFKVQQFDRQHPSRNAILTYKQLVKALIECILYANNQKPRVNNRTFEMERDGVAFTSLAAWNYSLKRSIITPATVSFQQLVFGLLSEKKVSVEARGVKFDGLYYSSKEFEKLPLLDQSKNFSREKISIRYSQSSTNHIWWRDKDTNQVYQLDLTERCQAYRNQEWIQVHHRLAILKHELECARQSSLIERVLLRGDIRLLELTAKREARRLKRSQAKTISPGVKDNQAVAADMQKYEYQMVTESVFGNPSSNKEDQVNIAIANDFSNPNAVQEVQHG